The Dissulfurirhabdus thermomarina genome includes a region encoding these proteins:
- a CDS encoding peptidoglycan DD-metalloendopeptidase family protein translates to MKDDGMAPIADRRTAGAPPPARRPAPPLKAIPFRAWRPALAALAVLAWLAPAWGAPAALDVTPAEIPPGGIALVRIHPPPGAAVRGLHFRGRAVPVHPAADGGYVALVGAGLRTPPGRYDLVLRLEGRPGRRTLKRRLRVRPKSFPAERLKLPEKMVEFPPKVLRRVRRDQEAVRRACGGLSPEIHWEPPFLRPVDGPVLSPFGLRRILNGQPRSPHSGVDLRAAAGTPVRAANAGRVVLARDCYLSGKTLVLDHGGGLFSIYAHLAEFAVTAGQQVRRGQVVGRSGASGRATGPHLHWGVSLLGERLDPEALIALLGSPR, encoded by the coding sequence GTGAAGGACGACGGCATGGCCCCCATCGCCGACCGGCGGACCGCCGGCGCCCCCCCGCCCGCGCGGCGCCCCGCCCCTCCCCTGAAGGCGATCCCGTTCAGGGCATGGCGGCCGGCGCTCGCCGCCCTCGCCGTCCTTGCCTGGCTCGCCCCGGCGTGGGGGGCGCCGGCGGCCCTGGACGTCACCCCGGCGGAGATCCCCCCGGGGGGCATCGCCCTGGTCCGGATCCATCCCCCGCCGGGGGCCGCGGTCCGCGGGCTGCACTTCCGGGGACGGGCGGTCCCCGTCCACCCGGCCGCCGACGGCGGGTACGTGGCCCTCGTGGGGGCGGGGCTCCGGACGCCCCCCGGCCGCTACGACCTGGTGCTCCGGCTCGAGGGCCGGCCGGGCCGGCGCACCCTGAAGCGGCGCCTCCGGGTCCGCCCCAAGAGCTTCCCGGCCGAGCGCCTGAAGCTGCCGGAGAAGATGGTGGAATTCCCCCCCAAGGTCCTGCGCCGGGTCCGGCGCGACCAGGAAGCGGTCCGCCGGGCCTGCGGAGGGCTTTCCCCGGAGATCCACTGGGAGCCGCCCTTTCTCCGCCCCGTGGACGGCCCGGTCCTGAGCCCCTTCGGCCTCCGGCGGATCCTGAACGGCCAGCCCCGGAGCCCCCACTCCGGGGTGGACCTGCGCGCCGCGGCGGGGACGCCCGTCCGCGCCGCCAACGCCGGCCGGGTGGTGCTGGCCCGCGACTGTTACCTGAGCGGCAAGACCCTGGTCCTGGACCACGGGGGCGGCCTCTTCTCCATCTACGCCCACCTGGCGGAGTTCGCGGTCACGGCGGGGCAGCAGGTCCGGCGCGGCCAGGTCGTCGGCCGCTCCGGCGCCTCGGGCCGGGCCACGGGCCCCCACCTCCACTGGGGCGTGAGCCTCCTCGGCGAGCGCCTCGACCCCGAGGCCCTGATCGCCCTCCTCGGCAGCCCCCGTTGA
- a CDS encoding flagellar protein FlaG — MDSKGIQIPGTALPPVARFQPEARDAPAIRPVDKAERNGFQRIGPENRKPPSSDRTGRDRGASLRPGATAEEADLVDRLARQLENVPNLEVRWTVLEETGTLVVQIVDKETGEVVRQIPPEELIRTGQKDDLDPGGLLVDKRA, encoded by the coding sequence ATGGACAGCAAGGGCATCCAGATCCCGGGGACCGCGCTCCCGCCGGTGGCCCGGTTCCAACCCGAGGCGCGGGACGCCCCGGCCATCCGCCCGGTGGACAAGGCGGAGCGGAACGGCTTCCAGCGCATCGGCCCCGAAAACCGGAAGCCGCCCTCCAGCGACCGCACCGGCCGGGACCGGGGGGCCTCCCTCCGGCCCGGGGCCACGGCCGAAGAGGCCGACCTCGTCGACCGCCTGGCGCGCCAGCTCGAGAACGTGCCCAACCTCGAGGTGAGGTGGACCGTTCTCGAGGAGACCGGGACCCTGGTGGTCCAGATCGTGGACAAGGAGACCGGGGAGGTGGTCCGCCAGATCCCGCCCGAGGAGCTCATCCGCACCGGCCAGAAGGACGACCTCGACCCCGGCGGCCTCCTGGTGGACAAGCGGGCCTAG